One genomic segment of Candidatus Woesearchaeota archaeon includes these proteins:
- a CDS encoding class I SAM-dependent methyltransferase family protein has product MPTSFDVVGDILIFSDFPEELNKKEKIIGETILNNFKNVRVVTKKVGKYGGKFRTPKLKIIAGNRRKETVHSENGIRVKLNVEKVYFSARLGHERERINKLVKKGENVLVMFSGCGVYCVNIAKNSEANEIYGVEINTIAHRYALENIELNKANNVNLFLGDVNMVLPKIRKRFDRVLMPLPKSAEDFLDIALTKVKKGGILHFYDFLHENDFGLSEKKVKEAAKKARILNFTKCGQYGPGKFRICLDAKIY; this is encoded by the coding sequence ATGCCGACCAGTTTTGATGTTGTAGGTGATATTCTAATCTTTTCTGATTTTCCTGAAGAGCTAAACAAAAAAGAAAAAATCATAGGAGAAACTATTCTAAACAATTTCAAGAATGTTAGGGTTGTTACAAAAAAAGTTGGAAAATACGGCGGCAAATTCAGGACACCGAAACTGAAGATAATAGCAGGTAACAGAAGGAAGGAAACTGTTCACAGTGAGAATGGAATTAGAGTTAAACTTAATGTAGAAAAGGTTTATTTTTCAGCGAGGCTGGGTCATGAAAGGGAAAGGATAAATAAATTAGTGAAGAAAGGTGAAAATGTTTTGGTGATGTTTTCGGGCTGCGGAGTTTACTGTGTTAATATTGCAAAAAATTCCGAAGCAAATGAGATATATGGAGTAGAAATAAACACTATTGCTCATAGATATGCATTGGAAAATATCGAATTAAACAAGGCGAATAATGTGAATCTATTTTTAGGAGATGTGAATATGGTTTTGCCTAAGATTAGAAAAAGATTCGACAGGGTGTTGATGCCTTTGCCGAAATCTGCAGAAGATTTTCTGGATATTGCTTTAACTAAAGTAAAGAAAGGAGGAATTTTGCATTTCTATGATTTCCTGCATGAGAATGATTTTGGGTTATCTGAAAAAAAAGTAAAAGAAGCAGCTAAAAAAGCAAGAATTCTAAATTTCACCAAGTGCGGGCAATATGGGCCCGGCAAATTCAGGATTTGTCTAGATGCAAAAATATACTGA
- a CDS encoding flap endonuclease-1, translating into MGVNISELLLKKEIEIASLRNRIIAVDAHLFLYQFLTTIRQRDGGLLMDSHGRVTSHLTGLFTRNAKLMQQGLRLCYVFDGKSPELKMKERQKRRQLKEDASVKYEEAKAKKDLDEMKKYAARTSKLSSDMIEEAKKLLAGMGIPVIVAPSEAEAQAAYIVKQGKAFASASQDADSLMFGCPKLIRNLSFSGKRKKSNKLAYEAIKPEIVNLSDTLNSLGIDQEQLIALCMLVGTDFNNKGIKGIGPKKAVELVKKYGNDFDNMFKDAKWDDNFEIPWNEVYYLIKKMPVSDDYFLNWDKVNRDKVYEILVEEHDFSEERVNSTLDKISAEKEKQTQKDLGEFL; encoded by the coding sequence ATGGGAGTAAATATAAGCGAGTTATTGTTGAAAAAAGAAATTGAAATAGCCAGTCTGAGGAACAGGATAATTGCGGTGGATGCACATCTTTTTCTTTATCAGTTCCTAACTACTATCAGGCAGAGAGACGGCGGCCTGCTTATGGATTCTCATGGCAGGGTCACTTCCCATCTTACAGGATTATTTACTAGGAATGCAAAGCTGATGCAGCAAGGGCTAAGGCTATGCTATGTTTTTGACGGCAAATCCCCTGAGTTGAAGATGAAGGAAAGGCAGAAGAGAAGACAGCTGAAAGAAGATGCTTCTGTGAAATATGAGGAGGCAAAAGCAAAGAAAGATTTGGATGAAATGAAGAAGTATGCCGCAAGGACTTCCAAGCTGAGCTCTGATATGATAGAAGAGGCTAAGAAACTGCTCGCAGGCATGGGGATTCCTGTTATTGTTGCACCTTCGGAAGCAGAGGCGCAGGCTGCATATATAGTTAAGCAGGGCAAGGCATTTGCCTCTGCTTCGCAGGATGCGGATTCCCTTATGTTCGGGTGCCCCAAGCTGATAAGAAACCTGTCTTTCTCAGGAAAAAGAAAAAAGAGCAACAAGCTTGCCTATGAGGCTATCAAGCCCGAGATAGTCAATCTTTCTGATACACTGAATAGTTTAGGCATTGACCAGGAGCAGCTTATAGCCTTATGCATGCTGGTCGGGACCGACTTCAATAATAAAGGGATAAAAGGCATTGGCCCTAAAAAAGCTGTTGAGCTTGTTAAGAAATACGGCAATGACTTTGATAATATGTTTAAGGATGCAAAATGGGATGATAATTTTGAAATTCCGTGGAACGAGGTTTATTACCTGATCAAGAAGATGCCGGTTAGTGACGATTATTTCCTTAACTGGGATAAGGTTAACAGGGACAAGGTATATGAGATACTGGTCGAGGAGCATGATTTTTCTGAAGAGAGAGTGAATTCTACGTTAGACAAGATCTCGGCTGAGAAAGAGAAACAGACGCAGAAGGATTTGGGCGAGTTTCTTTAA